A section of the Phaseolus vulgaris cultivar G19833 chromosome 8, P. vulgaris v2.0, whole genome shotgun sequence genome encodes:
- the LOC137827046 gene encoding protein SABRE-like, whose product MEASPINFLHGFTVFCVTLLLVFLLSFVLLSWILSRVLGASVGFCVGGCNSLKDVELKFKKGAVESISIGEIKLSFRRCLVEHGTGFSSWDPKLQLIICNLEVVTRPPIKSSEIKKKKPKKSSGGSSSKGKGKGKWKTISNIARYLSLHVTNIVVKTPKFTLEIGKLNVDISKDRGSDSDLVVRVQILPIVVNISEPQVSNQLSESSDGGSNTSTQASIASTEKTSATFVCEKFSVSCAFGHDREVGIVIRSVDISIGDVTVNSNEGLLERKKSSSESSSDSQKSIGSNVDPKSTKPPTNKQEKIAGYISKFPQKVNFNLSKVNVSFTHRERNLYVENNIMGIQFRNIKSRPTKDGGESTRLHFQLEFGEIHLFKELGSSILEILSVNLVSFVCIPVQSVMLVRADTEIKIGRSKCNIVMSRIKPWLLLKPPNNKKKKLVINETPVVKPKSTDDSKTIVWTCNLSTSELTIRLFTMAGSPLYHGCLKSTHVSANNTSKMGTAVHSELGELSLKMANENQECLGESIFGAESYSANILHITKVSVDWGKKDIKSSEKEAPKCVLGLSAVVTGMGIYLSFERVESFISTAISFQVLLKSLSGPKKKSTQPRAHSSKSSGKGTQMLKFHLEQCSVYVLGETGLENTVVPDPKRVNYGSQGGIVIISVSADGTPRTANVMSTVSSEYRKLKYCISLKILNLKLSVNKEKRSKQVELAKARSIYQEYYDETRPVSKVKLVDIRNIKFVQRLGGLKENAACSLFSATEISLKWEPDVHLSVIELVLQLKLALHNSKLREKGNEQVEDVVSDVKDSNRKNETPPIPSGHSEKKKESVFAVDVEMLNISAELGDGVNATAQVQSIFSENARIGVLLEGLLFNFNGARLVKSSRMQVSRIPSKSAAATSDPKGATIWDWVIQGLDVHICLPFRLELRAIDDALEDMLRALKLIVAAKTNMIFPVKKDSSKARKPSSVKFGCLKFFLRKLTFDIEEEPIQGWLDEHYHLLKKEVGELTVRLNFLDDFISKAKKDPNSTDDTNNSHEEKKIYINDVEVDVNNPSVIESMREDIYRRTFRSYYQSCQNIEFYKGSGAYKNDQLQSGFKLSTSRAVLLSISAENLDVTLTKIEGGEDGMIEILRKLDPVCRELEIPFSRLYGANILLNTSSLVAQIRDYTFPLFAGTSGKCGGRLVMAQQATSFQPQMLQDVFVGEWRKVCMLRSAMGTTPPMKTYTDLTLNFQKGEVSFGVGYEPVFADISYAFTVVLRRANLSVKTPGPLILPPKKEKSLPWWDDMRNYIHGRITLLFSETNWNILGSPDPYEKFDKLVLLTSSMEIQQSDGRIFLSAQDFNIYLTSLESMANKRCTKIPPGVSGAFFEVPVFILDLTMDWGCDSDMPLNHYLFSLPIEGKPREFVFDPFRSTALSIRCSISFRSVHPSSEKQCVSEGDANVHQPPHTSSNASPTINLGAHDVSWLTKFGTLMYLPPYKLRFFSRFPRYGVPRIIRSGNLALDKVITEFMMRIDGTPICVKNVHLHDDDPAKGLTFAMTKLKVEVCFGRGKQKFTFECNRGLLDLVYLGVDLHMPKVFLSKEDCCSIAKLISMTPKSSQAPSKDKNPSEKGFLTQKNPDDGFLLSGDYFTIRKQSPKADPDTLIAWHETGKIHSDKTYVRPQRENRVETNENEQSDPSDEEGYNVIIADSCQRVFVYGLKLLWNIENRNAVCFWAASLSKACAPAKPSPSRQYTQRKLREEKTKQNVAETDQDGAAETTQDDGAEVPPDDGAEVRQNDGAETHQDNGGEISKVDEAESNQDNKAETSQDEGAETHQDEDSLSLNTNNISDSPSSLTAKNPELPSSPSHVDNVDKFPSTKKENSDEPEEGTRHFMVNIVEPQFNLHSEDANGRFLLAAVSGRILAQSYHSVLQVGYEMIEQALSTTNDAQNSEYQPEIAWKRWELSVMLEHVQAHVAPTDVDPGAGVQWLPKIRRGSPKVMRTGALLERVFMPCDMFFQFTRHKGGTPELKVKPLKELTFNSHNITATMTSRQFQVMLDVLCNLLLARVPKPRKSSMSLFAEDDEDNEEEADEVVPDGVEEVELEKINLEKKERDQNLILDDVRKLCLWFDLSRNSHPEEEADLWMIDGGIDKLVQELKKEHVNARKFRKEAYASLRVAMQKAAQQRLLEKEKNKSPSYAMRISMQINKVVWTMILDGKSFAEVEINDMIYDFDRDYKDVGISLFTTKFLIFRNCLSNAKSDTILSAWNPPPDWGKKVMVKLDARQGAPKDGNSPFELFQVEIYPLKIHLTETMYRMMWVYFFPEEKKDSQRRQEVWKVSTTAGARRMKKGSADGSASGSDAPPARTGISAMLFPTANPLASQVDSAQASKAQNAKANPATGPTPELKRSSSSDKTKDENVAESAADDLVSQDEASKNKLKDSKGVKAGTSSVEEKRVAVPQEEKKARPQKIMEFHNIKISQVELCVTYEGSRFVVSDMKLLMDQFHRAEFTGTWRKLFSRVKKHIIWGVLKSVTGMQGKKFKDKGQIQLPSSSGPELDVTSIDNEGQAGKSDKLPPSFPKRPTDGAGDGFVTSIKGIFSNQRRKAKAFVQKTIKNEGENEVQGDLNENDSEISPFARQLTISQAKKLIRKHTKKLQAKGQKGSPLLQTVEAGSPLQQTVEALPSSPTKEETMLFDSDSSSDSSSDESLQEPVI is encoded by the exons ATGGAAGCTTCTCCGATCAATTTCCTCCATGGTTTCACTGTATTTTGTGTCACCTTGTTGCTTGTATTCTT attatcttttgtATTGTTGTCTTGGATTTTGAGTCGGGTGCTTGGTGCATCTGTTGGATTTTGCGTTGGTGGATGTAACAGTTTGAAAGACGTGGAATTGAAGTTTAAGAAG GGTGCTGTTGAATCTATATCTATTGGTGAAATTAAACTTAGTTTTCGTCGTTGTTTGGTTGAACATGGTACGGGTTTTAGTTCTTGGGACCCAAAGTTGCAACTAATAATATGCAACTTAGAAGTTGTTACACGACCTCCAATTAAAAGCTCTgagataaaaaagaagaaacctAAAAAATCCAGTGGTGGTTCTTCTAGCAAGGGAAAGGGAAAGGGGAAGTGGAAGACCATAAGCAACATTGCAAGATATTTGTCACTTCATGTGACTAATATAGTTGTGAAG ACACCTAAATTTACTCTTGAGATTGGAAAGTTGAATGTGGACATATCTAAAGATCGTGGATCCGATTCAGATTTGGTAGTTAGGGTTCAAATACTACCCATTGTCGTTAACATTAGTGAGCCTCAAGTTAGTAATCAATTATCTGAATCTAGTGATGGAGGAAGCAATACTTCTACCCAAGCATCTATTGCTTCTACAGAAAAGACTTCTGCTACTTTTGTCTGTGAAAAATTCTCTGTCTCATGTGCATTTGGTCATGATAG GGAAGTGGGTATAGTTATAAGGAGTGTAGACATTTCCATTGGAGATGTCACTGTGAATTCAAATGAGGGGTTGCTTGAGAGAAAGAAGAGTTCATCAGAGTCTTCTTCTGACTCTCAGAAAAGTATAGGATCAAATGTTgatcccaagagcacaaagccACCTACCAACAAGCAGGAAAAAATTGCAGGCTATATTTCAAAGTTTCCTCAAAAG GTCAACTTCAATTTGTCAAAGGTGAATGTGAGTTTTACTCATCGTGAACGTAATCTTTATGTTGAAAATAACATCATGGGCATCCAATTCAGAAACATCAAATCACGACCAACAAAGGATGGTGGGGAGAGTACACGTCTTCATTTTCAACTCGAATTTGGTGAAATTCAT CTTTTTAAAGAACTTGGTTCTTCCATCTTGGAGATATTGAGTGTGAATTTGGTTTCTTTTGTGTGTATCCCTGTACAG TCAGTTATGCTTGTTAGAGCTGACACAGAAATTAAGATTGGACGTTCAAAATGCAACATCGTAATGAGCAGaataaaaccttggttgctccTAAAGCCACctaataataagaagaaaaaattggTTATCAACGAAACTCCTGTTGTAAAACCAAAATCAACTGATGACAGCAAGACCATCGTATGGACATGTAACTTGTCAACTTCGGAGCTTACAATAAGGCTTTTCACTATGGCTGGTTCTCCACTATATCAT GGTTGCTTAAAATCAACACATGTATCTGCAAACAACACTTCGAAGATGGGAACTGCAGTGCATTCTGAACTTGGTGAATTAAGCCTCAAAATGGCTAATGAAAATCAAGAATGCTTGGGAGAAAGCATTTTTGGTGCTGAATCATACTCTGCCAACATTTTGCACATTACAAAGGTTAGTGTGGATTGGGGCAAAAAGGACATAAAATCATCTGAAAAAGAGGCTCCAAAGTGTGTGCTAGGTTTATCAGCTGTTGTGACTGGCATGGGAATTTATCTAAGTTTTGAGCGAGTAGAATCATTCATATCCACTGCAATATCCTTTCAAGTTCTATTGAAAAGCCTTTCTGGTCCAAAGAAAAAATCCACACAGCCCCGGGCACATTCATCAAAAAGTTCAGGGAAAGGAACTCAAATGTTGAAATTCCATCTTGAACAGTGTTCAGTTTATGTATTGGGGGAAACTGGATTAGAAAACACAGTTGTTCCAGACCCCAAGAGAGTTAATTATGGCTCACAGGGTGGTATAGTTATAATAAGTGTGTCTGCAGATGGTACTCCTCGCACTGCAAATGTAATGTCCACTGTTTCCAGTGAGTACCGGAAACTAAAGTACTGTATTTCTcttaaaatcttaaatttgaaattgagtGTGAACAAGGAGAAAAGATCCAAACAGGTAGAACTTGCAAAGGCCAGATCCATCTATCAGGAGTATTATGATGAAACTAGGCCAGTATCAAAGGTGAAATTAGTTGACATACGAAATATTAAATTTGTACAACGATTGGGTGGCCTTAAAGAGAATGCTGCATGCTCTCTTTTCAGTGCCACTGAGATTAGTTTGAAGTGGGAGCCTGATGTACATCTATCAGTGATTGAACTGGTTTTGCAGCTAAAATTAGCATTACACAATTCGAAGCTTCGGGAGAAGGGTAATGAGCAAGTTGAAGATGTTGTGTCTGATGTAAAAGATTCTAATAGGAAAAATGAAACTCCTCCTATTCCATCAGGGCATTctgaaaagaagaaagaatctGTTTTTGCTGTTGATGTAGAAATGTTGAACATATCTGCTGAGCTAGGAGATGGAGTTAATGCTACGGCTCAGGTGCAGTCAATTTTCTCTGAGAATGCTCGTATAGGAGTGCTCCTTGAAGGACTCTTGTTTAATTTTAATGGGGCCAGACTAGTCAAGAGTAGCCGGATGCAAGTTTCACGAATTCCTAGTAAATCTGCTGCTGCTACATCTGATCCAAAGGGAGCTACAATATGGGATTGGGTAATTCAAGGTCTTGATGTTCATATTTGTTTGCCATTCAGATTAGAATTGCGTGCTATTGATGATGCTCTAGAGGACATGTTGCGTGCATTGAAGCTTATTGTTGCTGCAAAGACCAACATGATTTTTCCGGTGAAGAAAGACAGTTCTAAAGCTAGAAAGCCAAGTTCAGTAAAATTTGGATGTTTGAAGTTTTTCCTACGCAAGTTAACTTTTGATATTGAAGAGGAACCGATTCAGGGATGGCTTGATGAACACTACCACCTGCTGAAGAAGGAGGTTGGTGAATTAACTGTCCGGTTAAACTTCTTGGATGATTTTATATCCAAGGCCAAGAAAGATCCAAACTCTACTGATGACACCAATAATTCtcatgaagaaaagaaaatttatatCAATGATGTTGAGGTTGATGTAAACAATCCTTCAGTTATTGAATCGATGCGAGAAGACATTTATAGACGAACATTCCGATCATATTACCAGTCATGTCAAAACATAGAGTTCTATAAGGGATCAGGTGCTTATAAAAATGATCAACTTCAATCTGGTTTCAAGCTTAGTACTTCAAGAGCTGTTCTTCTTTCAATATCTGCAGAAAACTTAGATGTAACCTTGACAAAAATtgaaggtggagaagatgggATGATTGAAATTCTGAGGAAGCTTGATCCTGTTTGTCGTGAACTAGAGATACCATTTTCCAGACTGTATGGAGCAAACATTCTCTTGAATACTAGTTCTCTTGTTGCTCAAATTCGAGATTACACATTTCCTCTCTTTGCTGGAACTTCTGGCAAATGTGGAGGTCGTCTTGTGATGGCTCAGCAG GCAACTAGCTTTCAACCTCAAATGCTTCAAGATGTGTTTGTTGGGGAATGGAGAAAGGTATGCATGCTTCGATCAGCCATGGGTACTACTCCGCCGATGAAGACATACACAGATTTGACGTTAAATTTCCAGAAAGGTGAAGTGTCATTTGGGGTGGGTTATGAACCAGTTTTTGCTGATATTAGTTATGCTTTTACTGTGGTGCTACGGAGGGCTAATCTAAGTGTTAAGACTCCTGGGCCACTTATTTTGCCACCCAAAAAGGAGAAGAGTTTGCCATGGTGGGATGACATGAGAAACTACATTCATGGAAGAATCACCTTATTATTTTCTGAAACAAACTGGAATATTTTGGGAAGTCCAGATCCTTATGAAAAGTTTGATAAACTAGTACTTTTGACTAGTTCTATGGAAATTCAGCAGTCTGATGGTCGCATTTTTCTTTCTGCGCAAGATTTCAACATTTACTTGACCAGTTTGGAGAGTATGGCAAACAAACGTTGCACCAAAATTCCACCAGGTGTTTCTGGTGCATTCTTTGAAGTCCCAGTTTTCATACTTGATCTTACAATGGATTGGGGTTGTGACTCTGACATGCCATTGAATCATTATTTGTTTTCACTTCCAATTGAAGGGAAGCCTCGTGAGTTCGTATTCGACCCCTTCAGATCCACTGCTCTTTCGATTAGATGCAGCATATCCTTTAGATCCGTTCATCCTTCATCAGAAAAACAATGTGTATCAGAAGGAGATGCTAATGTTCATCAGCCTCCTCACACTTCTAGCAATGCTTCACCAACAATAAACCTTGGTGCTCATGATGTATCATGGCTAACAAAATTTGGTACCTTGATGTACCTTCCCCCATATAAACTGCGCTTCTTCTCGCGTTTCCCTCGTTACGGTGTTCCAAGAATTATCAGATCAGGCAACCTTGCACTAGACAAAGTAATAACTGAGTTTATGATGCGTATAGATGGCACCCCAATTTGTGTAAAGAACGTGCATCTGCATGATGATGATCCAGCCAAAGGACTGACATTCGCTATGACAAAGCTCAAGGTTGAAGTATGTTTTGGGAGGGGCAAGCAAAAGTTTACGTTTGAATGCAACCGTGGCCTTCTTGATCTTGTTTACCTGGGTGTTGATCTTCACATGCCCAAAGTTTTCCTTAGCAAAGAAGACTGCTGCAGTATTGCTAAATTGATTAGCATGACACCAAAAAGCTCACAAGCTCCATCCAAGGATAAAAATCCCTCTGAAAAAGGTTTCCTGACACAGAAAAATCCTGATGATGGATTTCTTTTATCCGGTGATTACTTCACCATAAGAAAGCAGTCCCCAAAGGCTGATCCTGATACTTTGATAGCCTGGCATGAAACAGGAAAAATACATTCTGACAAGACCTATGTACGACCTCAGCGTGAAAATCGGGTTGAAACCAATGAGAATGAGCAATCAGATCCAAGTGATGAGGAAGGATACAATGTGATAATAGCAGATAGTTGTCAGCGTGTGTTTGTCTATGGTCTCAAGCTTCTGTGGAATATTGAAAACAGAAATGCTGTTTGTTTCTGGGCTGCCAGTCTTTCCAAAGCCTGTGCACCAGCAAAACCTTCTCCTTCTCGGCAGTATACACAGAGAAAGTTACGTGAGGAGAAGACAAAACAAAATGTAGCTGAAACTGATCAAGATGGTGCAGCTGAAACCACTCAAGATGATGGAGCTGAAGTCCCTCCAGATGATGGAGCTGAAGTCCGTCAAAATGATGGAGCTGAAACTCATCAAGATAATGGTGGCGAAATCAGTAAAGTTGATGAAGCTGAATCCAATCAAGACAATAAGGCTGAAACCAGTCAAGATGAAGGAGCTGAGACGCATCAAGATGAAGATTCTCTGTCCCTTAACACCAATAACATCTCGGATTCTCCCTCTTCTCTGACTGCCAAAAATCCTGAATTACCTTCATCCCCATCACATGTGGATAATGTGGACAAATTTCCATCTA CTAAAAAGGAGAATTCCGATGAACCAGAGGAGGGGACTCGTCACTTCATGGTTAATATTGTTGAACCACAGTTTAATCTTCACTCAGAGGATGCAAAT GGAAGGTTTTTGCTTGCTGCTGTAAGTGGCCGCATATTAGCCCAGTCATATCACTCAGTCCTTCAAGTTGGTTACGAGATGATTGAGCAAGCACTTAGTACAACTAATGATGCACAAAACAGTGAATACCAGCCTGAAATTGCATGGAAAAGATGGGAGTTATCTGTCATGTTGGAGCATGTGCAGGCCCATGTTGCACCAACAGATGTTGATCCAGGGGCCGGAGTGCAGTGGCTACCAAAAATTCGCAGAGGGTCTCCAAAAGTAATGCGTACAGGTGCTCTTCTTGAGAGAGTTTTTATGCCTTGTGATATGTTCTTTCAGTTCACAAGGCACAAAGGAGGCACTCCAGAActgaag GTGAAACCCTTGAAGGAGCTCACCTTCAATTCTCATAATATAACAGCAACAATGACATCTCGCCAGTTTCAGGTCATGCTGGATGTGCTGTGCAATCTTCTCCTTGCAAGGGTTCCCAA GCCTCGAAAAAGTAGCATGTCACTttttgctgaagatgatgaagacAACGAAGAAGAAGCAGATGAGGTGGTACCAGATGGTGTTGAAGAGGTGGAACTTGAAAAAATCAaccttgaaaagaaagaaagggaTCAAAATTTGATTCTTGATGATGTAAGAAAACTGTGTCTTTGGTTTGACCTTTCAAGAAATTCACACCCAGAAGAGGAAGCAGACTTGTGGATGATAGACGGTGGAATAGACAAGCTG GTCCAAGAACTGAAGAAAGAACATGTAAATGCACGAAAATTTAGGAAGGAAGCATATGCCTCATTAAGAGTGGCTATGCAGAAAGCTGCACAACAGCGGttactggagaaggagaaaaacaAAAGTCCTTCTTATGCTATGCGCATATCTATGCAAATTAACAAAGTTGTTTGGACCATGATCCTTGATGGTAAATCCTTTGCTGAAGTTGAGATCAATGACATG ATCTACGACTTCGACCGGGATTATAAGGATGTCGGCATTTCTCTGTTTACAACAAAATTTCTTATTTTCAGAAACTGCCTGTCTAACGCCAAATCTGATACAATTCTGTCAGCATGGAATCCCCCTCCCGATTGGGGAAA AAAAGTGATGGTTAAACTTGATGCGAGACAGGGAGCTCCAAAGGATGGAAATTCTCCCTTTGAACTTTTCCAG GTAGAGATTTATCCCCTTAAGATCCATTTGACAGAAACAATGTACAGAATGATGTGGGTGTATTTCTTCCCAGAAGAAAAGAAGGATTCACAACGCCGACAG GAGGTTTGGAAGGTTTCAACCACAGCTGGTGCAAGGCGTATGAAAAAAGGTTCAGCTGATGGTTCGGCTTCAGGCTCTGATGCCCCACCAGCAAGAACTGGCATCTCTGCAATGCTATTTCCTACAGCCAATCCACTTGCTTCCCAAGTTGATTCAGCCCAA GCATCCAAGGCACAAAATGCCAAAGCAAACCCTGCTACTGGTCCAACCCCCGAGTTGAAAAGGTCATCTTCGTCTGATAAAACAAAGGACGAGAATGTAGCAGAATCTGCAGCTGATGACCTTGTCTCACAAGATGAAGCATCCAAGAATAAACTAAAAGATTCCAAAGGTGTCAAAGCTGGTACTTCCTCCGTTGAAGAAAAGAGGGTAGCTGTGCCACAAGAAGAGAAGAAAGCTAGACCACAAAAGATAATGGAATTTCACAACATCAAAATTAGCCAG GTGGAACTGTGTGTTACATATGAAGGGTCAAGATTTGTTGTTAGTGATATGAAATTATTGATGGATCAATTTCATCGAGCTGAGTTTACCGGGACTTGGCGAAAACTGTTCTCACGAGTTAAGAAGCATATCATATGGGGAGTCCTTAAGTCTGTGACTGGAATGCAG GGTAAGAAATTTAAAGACAAAGGCCAGATTCAGCTCCCTAGTTCCAGTGGTCCAGAATTGGACGTTACTTCTATTGACAATGAAGGGCAAGCAGGAAAATCTGATAAGCTTCCACCATCTTTTCCTAAGCGTCCAACTGATGGAGCAGGTGATGGATTTGTAACATCCATTAAAGGAATATTTAGTAATCAACGCCGCAAGGCAAAGGCATTTGTGCAAAAGACAATAAAAAATGAAGGAGAGAATGAAGTTCAAGGGGATCTCAATGAAAATGATTCAGAGATCTCTCCTTTTGCTAGACAGCTCACAATCTCACAAGCTAAAAAGCTTATTAGGAAGCACACCAAGAAGTTGCAGGCTAAAGGACAAAAAG GTTCTCCCTTACTACAAACAGTAGAAGCAGGTTCTCCCTTACAACAAACAGTAGAAGCACTACCATCATCTCCAACAAAAGAAGAGACAATGTTATTTGACAGTGATTCTTCGAGTGATTCTTCATCTGATGAAAGTTTACAGGAACCGGTTATCTAA
- the LOC137826442 gene encoding uncharacterized protein isoform X1: MGWEEAFYTLLTNSFTLLSWPPFSFLCPLFVSVRAMESDSRSSNQRCLAFWVLFSLSMIMERELSVLLNCPPWWPHLKSIATILLLIPYVGAAPCVYKFLIRPYCPWRLFTKTSNIFSEKGTHVESDEDGKLFDVSDQTITTSQIQGKELVDFSDQTITPSQIQEKKLEAYQDDSAGCDMTGSSYTRLTSKKLVQKEWSCALCQVSTTSENCLREHLKGKKHKDKEKELRVECHETNSTYLLSSTQKRIKGMVLIRNLNKIANILNPVSRSVRWCEWTKPEFGWTKLNTDGSINRDVASFGGLLRDYRGEPMCGFVSKVPQGDVFLVELWAIWRGLVLCGGLGIKAIWVESDSMSVVKTVNRKQHCPKAYGYLKQIWKLLKKFDKYQISHSWRETNRAADHLSKMVVWGNDVVLWPVDFPPTLCSIIKDDARGMKYLRR, from the exons ATGGGTTGGGAAGAAGCATTTTACACTCTCTTAACCAACTCATTCACCCTCCTTTCATG GCCTCCGTTTAGCTTTCTTTGTCCATT gttTGTTTCTGTTCGTGCAATGGAGAGTGACTCCCGTTCCAGCAACCAGCGATGCCTTGCTTTTTGGGTTCTGTTTTCCTTGTCAATGATCATGGAAAGGGAACTTTCAGTGTTATTGAACTG CCCCCCATGGTGGCCTCATCTGAAATCCATAGCAACTATCTTGCTGTTGATACCTTATGTTGGTGCAGCACCATGTGTGTACAAATTCTTAATTAGACCATACTGTCCTTGGAGGCTATTTACAAAGACATCAAACATCTTCAGTGAGAAGGGCACACATGTCGAATCAGATGAGGATGGTAAACTCTTTGATGTCTCTGACCAGACAATTACGACAAGCCAAATACAGGGAAAGGAACTTGTCGATTTCTCTGATCAGACAATTACGCCAAgtcaaatacaagaaaaaaaacttgaagCATATCAG GATGATAGTGCAGGTTGTGACATGACTGGAAGCAGTTATACAAGACTAACTAGTAAAAAGCTAGTCCAGAAGGAATGGAGCTGTGCTTTGTGTCAGGTTAGTACTACCAGTGAAAATTGCTTAAGGGAACATCTCAAAGGGAAGAAACACAAGGATAAGGAAAAAGAGCTTAGAGTAGAGTGCCATGAAACAAATAGCACGTACCTGTTATCCTCTACTCAGAAAAGAATCAAAGGGATGGTTCTAATAAGGAATCTCAACAAAATTGCTAACATTCTCAATCCAGTTTCCAGATCCGTAAGATGGTGTGAATGGACAAAGCCAGAGTTTGGATGGACAAAATTAAATACTGATGGTTCTATTAATAGAGACGTTGCCAGTTTTGGAGGGCTGCTTCGTGATTATAGGGGCGAACCAATGTGTGGTTTCGTCTCTAAAGTTCCTCAAGGAGATGTTTTCTTGGTTGAGCTGTGGGCCATTTGGAGAGGCCTTGTTCTTTGCGGGGGCCTTGGGATTAAAGCAATATGGGTGGAATCAGACTCCATGAGTGTTGTGAAGACAGTTAATAGAAAACAACATTGTCCAAAAGCTTATGGCTATTTGAAACAAATCTGGAAACTATTAAAGAAGTTtgataaatatcaaatttctCACTCATGGCGTGAAACTAATAGAGCAGCAGATCATCTTTCTAAGATGGTTGTTTGGGGAAACGATGTGGTTTTGTGGCCTGTTGATTTTCCACCTACCCTTTGCAGTATCATTAAAGATGATGCCAGAGGAATGAAATACCTCAGACGATGA
- the LOC137826442 gene encoding uncharacterized protein isoform X2, translating into MGWEEAFYTLLTNSFTLLSWFVSVRAMESDSRSSNQRCLAFWVLFSLSMIMERELSVLLNCPPWWPHLKSIATILLLIPYVGAAPCVYKFLIRPYCPWRLFTKTSNIFSEKGTHVESDEDGKLFDVSDQTITTSQIQGKELVDFSDQTITPSQIQEKKLEAYQDDSAGCDMTGSSYTRLTSKKLVQKEWSCALCQVSTTSENCLREHLKGKKHKDKEKELRVECHETNSTYLLSSTQKRIKGMVLIRNLNKIANILNPVSRSVRWCEWTKPEFGWTKLNTDGSINRDVASFGGLLRDYRGEPMCGFVSKVPQGDVFLVELWAIWRGLVLCGGLGIKAIWVESDSMSVVKTVNRKQHCPKAYGYLKQIWKLLKKFDKYQISHSWRETNRAADHLSKMVVWGNDVVLWPVDFPPTLCSIIKDDARGMKYLRR; encoded by the exons ATGGGTTGGGAAGAAGCATTTTACACTCTCTTAACCAACTCATTCACCCTCCTTTCATG gttTGTTTCTGTTCGTGCAATGGAGAGTGACTCCCGTTCCAGCAACCAGCGATGCCTTGCTTTTTGGGTTCTGTTTTCCTTGTCAATGATCATGGAAAGGGAACTTTCAGTGTTATTGAACTG CCCCCCATGGTGGCCTCATCTGAAATCCATAGCAACTATCTTGCTGTTGATACCTTATGTTGGTGCAGCACCATGTGTGTACAAATTCTTAATTAGACCATACTGTCCTTGGAGGCTATTTACAAAGACATCAAACATCTTCAGTGAGAAGGGCACACATGTCGAATCAGATGAGGATGGTAAACTCTTTGATGTCTCTGACCAGACAATTACGACAAGCCAAATACAGGGAAAGGAACTTGTCGATTTCTCTGATCAGACAATTACGCCAAgtcaaatacaagaaaaaaaacttgaagCATATCAG GATGATAGTGCAGGTTGTGACATGACTGGAAGCAGTTATACAAGACTAACTAGTAAAAAGCTAGTCCAGAAGGAATGGAGCTGTGCTTTGTGTCAGGTTAGTACTACCAGTGAAAATTGCTTAAGGGAACATCTCAAAGGGAAGAAACACAAGGATAAGGAAAAAGAGCTTAGAGTAGAGTGCCATGAAACAAATAGCACGTACCTGTTATCCTCTACTCAGAAAAGAATCAAAGGGATGGTTCTAATAAGGAATCTCAACAAAATTGCTAACATTCTCAATCCAGTTTCCAGATCCGTAAGATGGTGTGAATGGACAAAGCCAGAGTTTGGATGGACAAAATTAAATACTGATGGTTCTATTAATAGAGACGTTGCCAGTTTTGGAGGGCTGCTTCGTGATTATAGGGGCGAACCAATGTGTGGTTTCGTCTCTAAAGTTCCTCAAGGAGATGTTTTCTTGGTTGAGCTGTGGGCCATTTGGAGAGGCCTTGTTCTTTGCGGGGGCCTTGGGATTAAAGCAATATGGGTGGAATCAGACTCCATGAGTGTTGTGAAGACAGTTAATAGAAAACAACATTGTCCAAAAGCTTATGGCTATTTGAAACAAATCTGGAAACTATTAAAGAAGTTtgataaatatcaaatttctCACTCATGGCGTGAAACTAATAGAGCAGCAGATCATCTTTCTAAGATGGTTGTTTGGGGAAACGATGTGGTTTTGTGGCCTGTTGATTTTCCACCTACCCTTTGCAGTATCATTAAAGATGATGCCAGAGGAATGAAATACCTCAGACGATGA